The stretch of DNA ATGGCGCCCGGCCCTGCCAGAACCGGACACGCAATGGGAACCGCGCCGATATGGCGCCCGTCCCGAGACCCCTCTCCCAAAACGCCGCGCACCAAGGAACCGAAAACCAGATGGTCCATGGCAATGATGAGCAGCAATAATCCGCCCGCCAGCATGAGATCAGCCAAATGGATACGGAAAACCCGGGTTAGGAGCCCTTCTCCGATCAATATAAAGAGGAAGAGGATGAAGGAAGCCGCCAGCACGCCTGTTCGAAAGGCGCACCTGCGTTCCCTGGGATCGAGCGAAGCGGTAATCTGCAAAAAGACCGGCACACTGCCGATGGGATTCACAATGGCAAAGAGAATGAGCGTTGATTCAAGGAGCACTAAAGATCCTCCGCTGCGAACATGGCAGCCCCAATCAGGCCTGCTTCGTTCAGAAGCTGTGCGGGGACGACTCGGGTATTTACCTTGATCTGGTCGGAAAAGCGTTCAAACTTCTTGCTCGCGCCCCCGCCGACAATGATCAAGTCCGGCCAGGTCAGCATGGCCAGATGCTTGAGATACTTGTTGAAGCGCTTGCCCCACTGGTCCCAGTCCAAATCCTCGTCCTTGCGCACCGCGTCCGAGGTGTAGTGTTCGGCAATCATTCCTTTATAGAACAGATGGCCGAATTCCGTATTAGGGACAAGCTTGCCGTCGATAAAGACCGCGGTCCCCAGGCCCGTGCCCACTGTAATCATGATCACCACGCCCTTGACGCCGCGGCCCGCCCCAAAATGAATCTCCGCCACACCCGCGCTATCCGCATCATTGACCACATGCGTGTCACAACCCGTAACCTTGGTGAAGAGCTTGCAGACCGGCGTGCCGATCCAACTAGGGTCAATATTGGCAGCCGTCTCCACCACACCACCGCGCACCACGGCCGGAAATCCCGCACCGATCTTGCCTTTCCATTTGAAATGTTGGACGAGTTCTTTGAGGGCATCGGCCACAGCTTGCGGAGTAGCAGGTTGAGGGGTCGCAATGCGGTATCGCTCTGCCAAAAGCTCACCGGTTTCAATATTGACCGGAGAGCCCTTGATGCCCGAGCCCCCGATATCCACTCCCAGTATTTCCATAGTCCTCCCCTTTTCCCCTTGAATATCGCCCTGACATTATAAAACCATATTGCTCCAGGCCCAAGCATAGCTTTTAGCCTAAATTAGCCGTGGACGGGGTGGGGGTGGATGCGTATAATGGCCTGTTACTCAAGAGCAAGGTCAGGGACGGTTCTTACCGTCCGATCTATTCAGTGGGCCGTAAGAACCGTCCCTTAAGAATCAGACCAGAAGAAACCAAGCGAGGACAAGTTCATGAGCACAGCAACAGCCCCCTTTACCCTTCCCGCGCTGCCCTTTGACCAGAATGCGCTGGAGCCCTATATCTCGGCCAACACCTTGAGCTACCACTACGGCAAGCACCACCAGGCCTACGTAAACAAACTCAACGAACTTGTGACAGGCACCGAGTACGCAGACCAGACCCTGGAACAGATCATCAAGAGCACGGCAGGCAAGGGAGATAAATCCGGCATTTTCAATAACGCAGCCCAGGTTTGGAATCACACGTTTTTTTGGAACAGCCTGAACCCTTACAGTTCCAAGCAACCCGTGGGCGAGATCGGCAAAAAAATCAACGAGGCCTTTGGAAGTTATGACGAGTTTCTCAAGGCATTTGCGAATGCAGGCATGACTCAGTTCGGCAGTGGGTGGGCTTGGCTGATCCGGGACGAAAACACGGTAAAAATCGTGAAGACCCCCAATGCCGAGACCCCGCTGGCCTACGACCAGAAGCCTTTGCTCACGGTCGACGTATGGGAGCACGCGTACTACCTGGATTACCAGAACAAGCGTAATGAGTACTTAGCGACTGTACTGAAGAATCTGTTGAATTGGGAGTTTGCCGCGCAGAACTGGGGCTGACGTGTTTTAAGCTCTAAGTGCCGCGCGCAGGAGTTCGCGGTTGAGGCGGGCGATATGGGTGACGGAGATTTCTTTGGGGCAGGCGGCCTCGCACTCGCTGGTGTTGGTGCAGTTGCCGAAGCCTTCTTTGTCCGCAGCCTCGACCATGGCGAGCACACGGCGGGTGCGCTCCGGATGCCCCTGCGGCAAGAGGGCATATTGCGAAACCTTGGCGCCTAGAAAAAGCATGGCCGAGGCGTTCTTGCAGGCAGCGACGCATGCCCCGCAACCGATACACGCAGCCGCATCCATGGCTTTGTCGGCATTCTCTTTGGGCAC from Candidatus Omnitrophota bacterium encodes:
- a CDS encoding MarC family protein — encoded protein: MLLESTLILFAIVNPIGSVPVFLQITASLDPRERRCAFRTGVLAASFILFLFILIGEGLLTRVFRIHLADLMLAGGLLLLIIAMDHLVFGSLVRGVLGEGSRDGRHIGAVPIACPVLAGPGA
- a CDS encoding ROK family protein translates to MEILGVDIGGSGIKGSPVNIETGELLAERYRIATPQPATPQAVADALKELVQHFKWKGKIGAGFPAVVRGGVVETAANIDPSWIGTPVCKLFTKVTGCDTHVVNDADSAGVAEIHFGAGRGVKGVVIMITVGTGLGTAVFIDGKLVPNTEFGHLFYKGMIAEHYTSDAVRKDEDLDWDQWGKRFNKYLKHLAMLTWPDLIIVGGGASKKFERFSDQIKVNTRVVPAQLLNEAGLIGAAMFAAEDL
- a CDS encoding superoxide dismutase; amino-acid sequence: MSTATAPFTLPALPFDQNALEPYISANTLSYHYGKHHQAYVNKLNELVTGTEYADQTLEQIIKSTAGKGDKSGIFNNAAQVWNHTFFWNSLNPYSSKQPVGEIGKKINEAFGSYDEFLKAFANAGMTQFGSGWAWLIRDENTVKIVKTPNAETPLAYDQKPLLTVDVWEHAYYLDYQNKRNEYLATVLKNLLNWEFAAQNWG